A window of Balearica regulorum gibbericeps isolate bBalReg1 chromosome Z, bBalReg1.pri, whole genome shotgun sequence contains these coding sequences:
- the LOX gene encoding protein-lysine 6-oxidase isoform X2: protein MHFAPPGLLLAQLHACIYWSCLWPAGCQQPPPRHDPPPPPAAWRQRIQWENNGQVYSLLSLGSQYQPPRRRQTAEAAGSPIVLLRNNGTLPRGAAARAAAAAAQPQPAAGSRGGSGARHWFQAGYQAPSGGRAAAGQRSQGPATPAAAGEARGASAGASRPSAPTSPAGGTGTDGNRSSTGTGSLPPLSSFRPGREDVMVGDDPYNPYKYTDDNPYYNYYDTYERPRQGSRYRPGYGTGYFQYGLPDLVPDPYYIQASTYVQRMSMYNLRCAAEENCLASSAYRADVRDYDNRVLLRFPQRVKNQGTSDFLPSRPRYSWEWHSCHQHYHSMDEFSHYDLLDASSHRKVAEGHKASFCLEDTSCDYGYYRRYACTAHTQGLSPGCYDTYNADIDCQWIDITDVKPGNYILKVSVNPSYLVPESDYSNNIVRCDIRYTGHHAYASGCTISP from the exons ATGCATTTCGCGCCGCCGGGGCTCCTGCTCGCCCAGCTCCACGCGTGCATCTACTGGAGCTGCCTGTGGCCCGCCGGCTgccagcagccgccgccgcgccacgaccccccgccgccccccgccgcctgGAGGCAGCGGATCCAGTGGGAGAACAACGGGCAGGTGTACAGCCTGCTCAGCCTCGGCTCCCAGTACCAGCCCCCCCGGCGCAGGCAGAcggcggaggcggcgggcaGCCCCATCGTGCTGCTGCGGAACAACGGCACGCTCCCGCGGGGAGCCGCCGcccgagccgccgccgccgcagcgcAGCCCCAGCCCGCCGCCGGCAGTCGGGGGGGCTCCGGCGCACGGCACTGGTTCCAAGCCGGCTACCAAGCTCCCTCCGGGGGTCGCGCCGCCGCCGGGCAGCGGAGCCAGGGGCCCGCCACCCCCGCGGCCGCCGGGGAGGCCAGGGGCGCCTCCGCGGGGGCGTCGCGACCCAGCGCGCCCACCAGCCCCGCCGGCGGCACCGGGACCGACGGCAACCGAAGCAGCACCGGGACCGGCAGCCTGCCTCCCCTCAGCAGCTTCAGACCCGGGCGAGAAGATGTCATGGTAGGAGACGACCCCTACAACCCCTACAAGTACACGGACGATAACCCCTATTACAACTACTACGACACCTACGAGAGGCCCCGCCAGGGGAGCAGGTACAGACCCGGCTACGGCACCGGCTACTTCCAGTATG GTCTCCCAGACTTAGTCCCGGATCCCTATTACATCCAGGCGTCCACATATGTCCAGAGGATGTCCATGTATAACTTGAGATGTGCTGCTGAGGAGAACTGCCTGGCAAG CTCAGCTTATCGAGCAGATGTTAGAGACTATGACAACCGGGTGCTCCTGAGATTCCCCCAAAGAGTGAAAAATCAAGGCACATCAGACTTTCTACCCAGCAGACCCCGTTATTCGTGGGAGTGGCACAGCTGTCACCA ACATTATCACAGCATGGATGAATTCAGCCACTATGACTTGTTGGATGCAAGCTCACACAGAAAAGTTGCTGAAGGACACAAAGCAAGTTTTTGTCTTGAAGATACCTCCTGCGATTATGGATATTATAGACGGTACGCATGTACAGCGCATACGCAG GGACTGAGCCCTGGCTGCTATGACACTTACAATGCCGATATAGATTGCCAGTGGATTGATATTACAGATGTGAAACCTGGAAATTACATTCTGAAG GTGAGCGTAAACCCCAGCTATTTGGTGCCTGAATCTGATTACTCCAACAATATAGTACGCTGCGATATACGCTATACAGGCCACCATGCATATGCCTCTGGCTGTACAATTTCACCGTAA
- the LOX gene encoding protein-lysine 6-oxidase isoform X1: MHFAPPGLLLAQLHACIYWSCLWPAGCQQPPPRHDPPPPPAAWRQRIQWENNGQVYSLLSLGSQYQPPRRRQTAEAAGSPIVLLRNNGTLPRGAAARAAAAAAQPQPAAGSRGGSGARHWFQAGYQAPSGGRAAAGQRSQGPATPAAAGEARGASAGASRPSAPTSPAGGTGTDGNRSSTGTGSLPPLSSFRPGREDVMVGDDPYNPYKYTDDNPYYNYYDTYERPRQGSRYRPGYGTGYFQYGLPDLVPDPYYIQASTYVQRMSMYNLRCAAEENCLASSAYRADVRDYDNRVLLRFPQRVKNQGTSDFLPSRPRYSWEWHSCHQHYHSMDEFSHYDLLDASSHRKVAEGHKASFCLEDTSCDYGYYRRYACTAHTQGLSPGCYDTYNADIDCQWIDITDVKPGNYILKVSVNPSYLVPESDYSNNIVRCDIRYTGHHAYASGCTISPY; encoded by the exons ATGCATTTCGCGCCGCCGGGGCTCCTGCTCGCCCAGCTCCACGCGTGCATCTACTGGAGCTGCCTGTGGCCCGCCGGCTgccagcagccgccgccgcgccacgaccccccgccgccccccgccgcctgGAGGCAGCGGATCCAGTGGGAGAACAACGGGCAGGTGTACAGCCTGCTCAGCCTCGGCTCCCAGTACCAGCCCCCCCGGCGCAGGCAGAcggcggaggcggcgggcaGCCCCATCGTGCTGCTGCGGAACAACGGCACGCTCCCGCGGGGAGCCGCCGcccgagccgccgccgccgcagcgcAGCCCCAGCCCGCCGCCGGCAGTCGGGGGGGCTCCGGCGCACGGCACTGGTTCCAAGCCGGCTACCAAGCTCCCTCCGGGGGTCGCGCCGCCGCCGGGCAGCGGAGCCAGGGGCCCGCCACCCCCGCGGCCGCCGGGGAGGCCAGGGGCGCCTCCGCGGGGGCGTCGCGACCCAGCGCGCCCACCAGCCCCGCCGGCGGCACCGGGACCGACGGCAACCGAAGCAGCACCGGGACCGGCAGCCTGCCTCCCCTCAGCAGCTTCAGACCCGGGCGAGAAGATGTCATGGTAGGAGACGACCCCTACAACCCCTACAAGTACACGGACGATAACCCCTATTACAACTACTACGACACCTACGAGAGGCCCCGCCAGGGGAGCAGGTACAGACCCGGCTACGGCACCGGCTACTTCCAGTATG GTCTCCCAGACTTAGTCCCGGATCCCTATTACATCCAGGCGTCCACATATGTCCAGAGGATGTCCATGTATAACTTGAGATGTGCTGCTGAGGAGAACTGCCTGGCAAG CTCAGCTTATCGAGCAGATGTTAGAGACTATGACAACCGGGTGCTCCTGAGATTCCCCCAAAGAGTGAAAAATCAAGGCACATCAGACTTTCTACCCAGCAGACCCCGTTATTCGTGGGAGTGGCACAGCTGTCACCA ACATTATCACAGCATGGATGAATTCAGCCACTATGACTTGTTGGATGCAAGCTCACACAGAAAAGTTGCTGAAGGACACAAAGCAAGTTTTTGTCTTGAAGATACCTCCTGCGATTATGGATATTATAGACGGTACGCATGTACAGCGCATACGCAG GGACTGAGCCCTGGCTGCTATGACACTTACAATGCCGATATAGATTGCCAGTGGATTGATATTACAGATGTGAAACCTGGAAATTACATTCTGAAG GTGAGCGTAAACCCCAGCTATTTGGTGCCTGAATCTGATTACTCCAACAATATAGTACGCTGCGATATACGCTATACAGGCCACCATGCATATGCCTCTGGCTGTACAATTTCACC aTACTGA